In Verrucomicrobiia bacterium, a single genomic region encodes these proteins:
- a CDS encoding ABC transporter ATP-binding protein: protein MSGNEAFLELRAIHKHYPGSEGGPPLSILRDVHLRIGRGDTLAIVGPSGSGKTTLLNLLGTLDRPDSGELTLDGQDLARLDDEALARVRNRSIGFVFQFHYLLPHLSAIENVILPTLASDNPEARRTAPDRALRLLDRVGLASRRDHRPGQLSGGERQRVAVVRALINQPKLLLADEPTGALDRHAARELAQLLCNINREEGVTLIVVTHSLELARDMGRAVELIDGSLQDLP from the coding sequence ATGTCGGGCAACGAGGCCTTCCTGGAACTGCGAGCCATCCACAAACACTACCCCGGTTCCGAAGGCGGCCCCCCGCTGTCCATCCTCCGGGATGTCCACCTCCGGATCGGCCGCGGCGATACCCTCGCCATCGTCGGCCCCTCCGGCTCCGGCAAGACCACGCTCCTGAATCTTCTCGGCACCCTCGACCGGCCCGATTCCGGCGAACTTACCCTCGACGGACAGGATCTCGCCCGGCTCGACGACGAGGCCCTCGCCCGCGTGCGCAACCGTTCGATCGGATTCGTCTTTCAGTTCCACTACCTGCTTCCCCACCTCTCCGCCATCGAGAACGTCATCCTCCCCACCCTCGCCAGCGACAACCCGGAAGCCCGCCGGACCGCACCCGACCGCGCTCTGCGCCTGCTCGATCGTGTCGGACTCGCCTCCCGTCGCGACCACCGGCCCGGTCAACTCTCCGGCGGCGAACGCCAGCGGGTCGCCGTCGTCCGCGCCCTCATCAACCAACCCAAACTCCTGCTCGCCGACGAACCCACCGGGGCCCTCGACCGCCATGCCGCCCGCGAACTCGCCCAACTCCTCTGCAACATCAACCGTGAAGAAGGGGTCACCCTCATCGTGGTCACCCATTCCCTCGAACTCGCCCGCGACATGGGCCGCGCTGTCGAACTGATCGACGGTTCCCTCCAGGACCTCCCATGA